TCGGCACGCCCGTTGCTCTCTATCGGTCGAAAAGTGCGTTAGATACCGCCCCGCATCGGGTACACTTCCGTGTTGTGGGACGGAAACTCGCCACCGAAGGAGACGAACATGAGCGCCAACACCGCCACCAAGAAGGCCGAAGCGGGCACGAGCTTTCCCACGCGAAACGACCTCGCCGCCGAAACCCGGACGAAGGCGATTTCGCTGCTAAACCAGCACCTCGCGGACACGTTCGACCTGATGTCGCAAACCAAGTTCGCCCACTGGAACGTGAAGGGGCCGAACTTCATCGCGCTGCACAAACTGTTCGATGAACTCGCGGAAGGCTTGGAAGAACACATTGATGAGATTGCGGAGCGCACGACCGCTCTGGGAGGGGTCGCGACGGGTACCGCGCGCCAAGCCGCGGCATCGAGCCGCGTGCCCGAGTTCCCGTCCGGCACACACAAGGGGTTGGACGTCGTCACCGCGCTGGCCGAACGGTTCGCGGCGCTGGGCAAAACGACCCGCGAAGCCATCGACACCGCGGACGAACTGGGCGACAAGAACACGGCCGACCTGTTTACGCAGGTGTCACGCGACCTCGACCAGTCGCTGTACTTCCTCGAAGCTCACTTGCAGGGGTAGGGGGAAAAGCAAAATCCGCCGCGGATAAACGCAGATAACACGGATCAAGACCGAAGGCAGATTGGTCTTCGGTCTTTTCAGTTTTGATCTGTGCTAATCTGTGTTCATCCGCGGCGAATTTTCTCTTCGCGACTCACACCAATCGCCAGACCGCACCCACAACTCCGACCAATAGCACCAGCCCGAAACATCCCTTGTTGATGACCTTCGGTGGAGCGGCTAGCGCCCGCAGTTCGGCTTCGGCTTCGTCACAGGCGCGGATGTAGCCGTCGCGGTCGTCGATGTGCTTGTAGTCCGATTCGTGGACGATTTTATTCCGCACGGTGGCGACGAACCGGATCTTCCTCACCAGGGGTTGAGGGAGCCGGTTCTGCGCGCTGGTCACTTTCTCGTGTAGCCCCTTACCGGTCGCGTGGAAGGCTTGCTCCAGAAGTGCTTCCAGTGCCTTGGTCCGCGTGATGGCCAGTTCGATGTCACTCATGGGCTATTTCTTACCCAAAAGGAGATCAACGACCCAGCACCCGCGCACGTGAATCTGGTCGGCGTCGCGACAGTGGTTCAGAATGTTGACGTTGTCGCAGCCCGCGTCCTGAAGCGCGTCTGCCAAAATCGGCATCACGCTGAAATCACGCGAGTCGTACATCTGCTTCGCCAAAGCGAGAACTGTCGATGTGCTCCAAGTTCGTTTGATACTCGCTAACCAAACTACATTTTCAAATACGTCGCGCAGAAACGTGATTTGTGTATCAGCGATCGGGTTCGAGCCTGGATCACCGGAGGCAACAGAGGCAACTTCGGCGGCCGCACCACCCATCCACCTGACACGTGCCCCGGGATTTTCTTGGTGGGCCAGGGCTGAAGCGAGTTCCAGTGCAGCACGTGTGAGGTCGTCCAGCGGCGGTCGGGGGAGACATTCAGGAGGAGGCCCGTACTCTCTGAGCGCTTCCCTAATCGACCCACTCGTCGATAAGAAACGGGTCTTTAACCACTCAGTCCCTTCTGCTGCCTCCGTTGCAAGTTCCACGGTTCGCCGAAGGAGTTCATTGTCGCG
The Gemmata palustris DNA segment above includes these coding regions:
- the dps gene encoding DNA starvation/stationary phase protection protein Dps, giving the protein MSANTATKKAEAGTSFPTRNDLAAETRTKAISLLNQHLADTFDLMSQTKFAHWNVKGPNFIALHKLFDELAEGLEEHIDEIAERTTALGGVATGTARQAAASSRVPEFPSGTHKGLDVVTALAERFAALGKTTREAIDTADELGDKNTADLFTQVSRDLDQSLYFLEAHLQG